One region of Candidatus Neomarinimicrobiota bacterium genomic DNA includes:
- a CDS encoding response regulator, producing the protein MQKILIIDDDTELLNLLENFFKEKGFFVVLLNSGVNANEVAVKEQPDIILLDVRMPGADGFTVLKRLKENGLTSHIPVIMLTGEDTPDSQISGLLTGADDYITKPFDLEVLYARVLAGLRKSAEHIRTKKDQINLLNFLINHYIKRGYEVYSKLHPDFPDYPEGWKGYVPDMIIRKGYKTKCYSFENIQSLKEESFIDRLKALVTLGIENEIEPEVIVRTKEAKKFCKEICKEYNLPIKIKLIKRHKRLFR; encoded by the coding sequence ATGCAAAAGATTCTGATAATAGATGATGATACTGAACTTCTAAACCTATTAGAAAATTTTTTCAAAGAAAAAGGGTTTTTTGTAGTACTATTGAACTCAGGTGTTAATGCGAATGAGGTTGCGGTAAAAGAACAGCCCGACATAATTTTACTTGATGTTAGAATGCCTGGAGCTGATGGATTTACCGTATTGAAACGATTAAAAGAAAATGGTTTGACATCACATATACCGGTTATAATGTTAACTGGAGAGGATACTCCTGATTCACAGATAAGTGGGCTTTTAACTGGTGCTGATGATTATATCACAAAACCTTTTGATCTGGAAGTTCTATATGCAAGAGTACTTGCTGGATTGAGAAAAAGTGCAGAACATATTAGAACAAAGAAGGATCAGATTAACCTATTAAATTTTCTTATTAATCATTACATAAAAAGGGGATATGAAGTATATAGTAAGCTACATCCTGATTTTCCAGATTATCCAGAGGGGTGGAAAGGATATGTACCGGACATGATTATTCGAAAGGGCTATAAGACTAAATGTTACAGTTTTGAAAATATACAATCTTTAAAAGAGGAATCATTTATTGATAGATTAAAGGCTCTTGTGACATTGGGGATAGAAAATGAAATCGAGCCTGAAGTGATTGTAAGAACAAAGGAAGCTAAAAAATTTTGCAAGGAAATTTGTAAAGAATACAATTTGCCTATAAAAATTAAATTAATAAAACGGCATAAAAGACTATTTCGCTAA
- a CDS encoding PspC domain-containing protein: MRKLFRSSSNRVVAGVCGGLGEYLSIDPVIVRIIWILLLFFDCVGLVLYIIAWIIIPSEIKGVSEELKENKSKIETSSKKNSAYLIIGITLVLLGVIFIARNYWVHDYIMYYLQFIYNFIVPLGLIALGIFLIFKKK; this comes from the coding sequence ATGCGGAAGTTATTTAGAAGCAGTTCGAATAGGGTAGTTGCTGGAGTTTGTGGTGGTCTTGGCGAATATCTTAGTATAGATCCTGTAATAGTTCGTATTATCTGGATACTTCTTCTTTTTTTTGATTGTGTTGGTTTAGTACTTTATATAATTGCCTGGATTATAATTCCATCAGAGATAAAGGGTGTGTCAGAGGAATTAAAAGAAAATAAATCAAAAATAGAAACATCTTCTAAGAAAAATAGCGCGTATCTTATAATAGGTATTACACTGGTGTTATTGGGAGTTATTTTTATCGCAAGAAATTATTGGGTACATGATTACATAATGTATTATCTGCAGTTCATATATAATTTTATTGTCCCATTGGGATTAATAGCTCTTGGGATTTTTCTAATTTTTAAGAAAAAGTAA
- a CDS encoding FAD-dependent oxidoreductase, whose protein sequence is MEKIKLKIDNQEIEIEKGKTVLQAALKLGKDIPTLCYNHKISHNTSCFVCVVKDNRNDRYIPSCSTLAENGMDILTDTEDVLEVRRTALNLLLSEHTGDCEAPCTIACPAHARVEEYVRAGRDGDFLKSLIIIKERIPLPISISRVCPRFCEKDCRRNLIDGEPVAINDFKRLAADLYYDKYMEDLPPLNGKKVAIVGAGPAGLSVAYFLRLSGVASDIYEKLPRPGGMLRYGIPEYRLPKKLVDLEIDHFIKMGGINFYCNKELGKDISLYALANGYDAVAITVGSWKSSSMGIEGEDHTEKGIDWLKNIALNGWNGKNPGKTIVIGGGNTAMDCARTDIRLGSKEVYCFYRRTESEMPAEKIEIEEAKEEGVIFKFLVAPVKIEIKNGKKILTCQKMQLGEIDASGRKRPIPIPESEFTVEADTIISAIGQKTIAPEEIETNRWGDIIINPDNHQVKGKIFAGGDCVTGPASVVEAVAAGRKIALGILNFFEGKTYKEPYSINVTRGHWQYLKKDELVFLKEPINKKRQKIHYIPISERKNSFKEITKTFTEKEIMEEGKRCLECSCTAKNDCKLKTLSEKYGAHPEFYKGEKIKFSYDNRHPEIILDRNKCIKCGICVKICKEVVNKSLIGFINRGYNTTISTAFNNPLPFSCKDCGECVDNCPVGALDWKNKIE, encoded by the coding sequence GTGGAAAAGATAAAATTAAAAATAGACAATCAGGAAATAGAAATCGAAAAGGGAAAAACAGTACTTCAAGCAGCATTAAAATTGGGCAAAGATATCCCTACACTATGTTACAATCATAAAATATCCCACAACACATCATGCTTTGTCTGTGTTGTAAAAGATAATAGAAATGACAGATACATACCGTCCTGCTCGACTTTAGCAGAGAATGGTATGGACATATTAACAGATACCGAAGATGTTCTCGAAGTAAGAAGAACAGCTCTGAATTTACTGCTATCCGAGCATACAGGAGACTGTGAAGCACCTTGTACTATTGCCTGTCCTGCACATGCAAGAGTCGAGGAATATGTTAGGGCTGGAAGAGATGGTGATTTTCTTAAATCACTAATAATAATAAAAGAAAGAATTCCCTTGCCAATATCAATTTCGAGGGTCTGCCCAAGATTTTGTGAAAAAGACTGTAGGAGAAACCTAATTGACGGGGAACCAGTTGCAATAAATGACTTTAAGAGATTAGCTGCCGACTTGTATTACGATAAATACATGGAAGATTTACCACCTTTGAATGGTAAAAAAGTAGCCATAGTTGGAGCAGGTCCTGCTGGTTTATCTGTAGCTTACTTCTTAAGACTCTCAGGAGTAGCATCGGATATATATGAGAAATTACCACGGCCGGGAGGTATGTTGAGATATGGAATCCCTGAATACCGATTGCCTAAAAAGTTAGTTGATTTGGAGATAGACCATTTTATCAAAATGGGTGGTATAAATTTTTATTGTAATAAAGAGCTGGGAAAAGATATTAGTTTATATGCATTAGCAAATGGATATGATGCTGTTGCCATTACAGTAGGATCATGGAAATCAAGTTCCATGGGAATTGAAGGCGAAGATCACACCGAAAAAGGAATCGATTGGCTTAAAAATATCGCCTTAAATGGTTGGAATGGGAAGAATCCTGGTAAAACCATCGTAATTGGCGGTGGAAATACAGCCATGGATTGTGCAAGAACAGACATCAGACTTGGAAGCAAAGAGGTATACTGTTTTTACAGACGTACTGAAAGTGAAATGCCAGCAGAAAAGATTGAGATAGAAGAAGCAAAAGAAGAGGGTGTAATATTTAAATTCCTTGTTGCACCAGTCAAAATCGAGATTAAGAACGGTAAAAAAATACTAACCTGTCAAAAAATGCAACTGGGAGAGATAGATGCCAGCGGAAGAAAAAGACCTATACCAATTCCCGAATCAGAATTCACCGTAGAAGCAGACACTATAATTTCTGCAATCGGTCAAAAAACAATAGCTCCAGAGGAAATAGAGACTAATCGTTGGGGTGATATAATAATAAATCCCGATAATCATCAAGTCAAAGGTAAAATTTTTGCGGGTGGTGATTGCGTAACAGGACCTGCATCTGTAGTCGAAGCCGTGGCAGCAGGCAGGAAGATAGCGTTAGGTATATTGAACTTTTTCGAGGGGAAAACCTACAAAGAACCTTATTCTATAAATGTTACAAGGGGGCACTGGCAATATTTAAAGAAAGATGAACTCGTGTTTTTAAAAGAGCCTATAAATAAAAAAAGACAGAAGATACACTACATTCCGATCAGCGAAAGAAAAAATTCATTCAAAGAGATTACAAAAACTTTTACTGAGAAAGAGATTATGGAGGAGGGTAAGCGTTGTCTTGAATGTAGCTGCACTGCCAAGAATGATTGTAAGTTAAAAACTTTATCTGAAAAATACGGAGCTCATCCAGAATTTTATAAAGGAGAAAAAATAAAATTTTCATATGATAATAGACATCCTGAAATAATACTTGATAGAAACAAATGTATTAAGTGCGGTATATGTGTAAAGATATGTAAAGAAGTGGTCAATAAATCACTTATTGGATTTATTAATAGAGGTTATAATACAACTATTTCCACAGCTTTCAATAACCCATTGCCATTCTCATGCAAAGATTGTGGAGAGTGTGTAGATAACTGTCCTGTTGGAGCACTTGATTGGAAGAATAAAATCGAATAG
- a CDS encoding 4Fe-4S binding protein — MIKRIKVGTASCGIAAGAEEVYNFLTSKIKDIEIIKVGCIGHCYAEPIVEVETDKGSLFYSNVRPSDEYLNAILNEEEKFLHIFPQKRKEKELIKVTRLSGRISPTSIDEYIRNGGYNGLQKALDLKPVDIIEEVKKSRLRGRGGAGFPTGLKWSILASKFSEEKILICNGDEGDPGAFMDRSLMESVPHQIIEGMLIGAYATGATKLFIYVRAEYPLAIKHLTQAIKQVEEKEINIINGKKIPIIIKEGAGAFVCGEETAMIHSLEGGRGNPRYRPPYPTDYGYMGYPTAINNVETFANIPIIINEGGEKFAEIGTEKSKGTKLFALAGDLKYSGLIEVPMGITIGEIVYDIGGAEIGSVKAVQIGGPSGGCIPEEHFDAIIDYDSLIELGAIMGSGGLIVIGKYRCMVETARYFLDFTTRESCGKCTFCRIGTKRMLEILTKITEGKATQDDMNTLEDLAIKVKKASLCGLGQTAPNPVLSTLKYFKNEYIEHIEEKKCSALVCNSLVEVYLDKNLCIECGLCIRTCPVNAISNDYVINVDLCTRCNSCIEVCPKNAISRTPLKKKIKQEE, encoded by the coding sequence ATGATAAAAAGGATTAAAGTTGGAACTGCAAGCTGTGGAATTGCCGCTGGTGCAGAAGAGGTTTACAATTTCCTTACTTCAAAAATAAAGGACATCGAAATAATAAAAGTGGGTTGTATAGGACATTGTTATGCAGAACCAATCGTTGAGGTAGAAACAGATAAAGGTTCTTTGTTTTATTCCAACGTCAGACCGAGCGATGAATATTTGAACGCTATATTAAATGAGGAAGAAAAATTTTTACATATATTCCCCCAAAAAAGAAAAGAGAAAGAATTAATTAAAGTAACAAGGTTAAGCGGCAGAATATCTCCTACATCAATAGATGAATATATTAGAAACGGTGGTTATAATGGACTTCAAAAGGCACTGGATTTAAAACCTGTAGATATAATTGAAGAGGTTAAAAAATCCAGACTAAGGGGACGTGGTGGCGCAGGTTTTCCTACAGGTTTAAAATGGTCAATACTTGCATCAAAATTTTCCGAGGAAAAAATACTAATATGCAATGGTGATGAAGGTGACCCTGGAGCTTTCATGGACAGGTCGCTTATGGAATCAGTCCCTCACCAGATAATTGAGGGTATGTTAATCGGTGCTTATGCGACTGGAGCTACAAAGCTTTTCATTTACGTTCGTGCAGAATATCCACTAGCTATAAAACATCTTACTCAAGCAATAAAACAGGTTGAAGAAAAAGAAATTAATATCATAAATGGTAAAAAAATACCTATAATTATAAAAGAAGGTGCAGGAGCTTTTGTCTGTGGTGAAGAAACCGCTATGATCCATTCGCTTGAAGGAGGGAGGGGAAATCCAAGATATCGTCCACCTTATCCAACAGACTATGGATACATGGGATATCCTACAGCAATAAATAACGTTGAAACCTTTGCCAATATTCCAATTATTATAAATGAAGGTGGAGAAAAATTTGCAGAAATCGGTACAGAAAAATCAAAAGGTACAAAGCTATTTGCCCTTGCTGGTGATTTAAAATATTCAGGATTAATTGAAGTACCAATGGGGATTACAATTGGTGAGATTGTATATGACATTGGTGGAGCTGAGATTGGGTCTGTAAAAGCCGTACAAATTGGTGGTCCCAGTGGCGGTTGTATACCAGAAGAGCACTTTGACGCAATCATTGATTACGACTCTTTGATCGAACTCGGAGCAATAATGGGCTCGGGTGGACTTATTGTAATCGGAAAATATAGATGTATGGTAGAAACAGCTCGTTACTTTCTAGACTTTACAACTAGAGAGAGTTGTGGTAAATGCACATTTTGTCGAATTGGTACCAAGAGAATGCTTGAAATTTTAACAAAAATAACAGAAGGTAAAGCAACTCAAGACGATATGAATACCTTAGAAGACCTTGCTATCAAAGTTAAAAAAGCATCCCTTTGCGGACTCGGGCAAACCGCTCCAAATCCCGTGTTATCGACGTTAAAATATTTTAAAAATGAATACATAGAGCATATTGAGGAAAAAAAGTGTTCTGCATTGGTATGTAATTCACTTGTAGAAGTTTATCTCGATAAAAACCTTTGTATCGAATGTGGACTATGCATAAGAACATGTCCTGTAAACGCGATCTCTAATGATTATGTAATAAATGTAGATTTATGTACAAGATGTAACAGTTGTATAGAGGTTTGTCCTAAAAATGCAATTTCGCGCACACCTTTAAAGAAGAAGATTAAACAAGAGGAGTAA
- a CDS encoding type 1 glutamine amidotransferase: MKKLYFLIIKPGSSYVELRKRNKDFDNLIVNLSDRNDVLWTVRSVPDVEIYNLGKYKAIFVTGAHSSIVTGYKYLDGFKWIVELAIKRRIPMLGICFGHQLICKALGGDVSRNPMGPEFGISRINLTINGIADPIFRGINRSKMDVYTSHVDNVSRLGADFIQLAWNEHSMYQAVRYDNFIYGVQFHPEYTKEVMEFYIRKNWKLIEKDYKGGPLFKKRPEELLKNMKELRKPKMIIKNFITLATSI; encoded by the coding sequence ATGAAAAAACTTTACTTTTTAATAATAAAACCTGGTTCTTCATATGTAGAATTAAGAAAACGAAATAAAGATTTTGATAATCTTATTGTGAATTTGAGCGACAGAAATGATGTTTTATGGACTGTACGAAGTGTGCCTGATGTAGAAATATACAATTTGGGTAAATACAAGGCTATCTTTGTAACGGGCGCTCACAGCTCTATCGTAACTGGCTATAAATATCTTGATGGATTCAAATGGATAGTTGAGTTAGCAATAAAAAGGAGAATACCAATGCTTGGAATTTGCTTTGGGCATCAGTTGATATGTAAAGCGCTTGGAGGCGATGTTAGTCGGAATCCTATGGGTCCGGAGTTTGGAATAAGTAGAATAAACCTAACAATTAACGGTATAGCAGACCCAATATTCAGGGGAATAAATAGATCTAAAATGGATGTATATACTTCACATGTCGATAATGTCAGCAGGCTTGGTGCCGATTTTATACAGCTTGCATGGAATGAACATTCCATGTATCAGGCGGTTAGGTATGATAATTTTATCTATGGAGTACAATTTCATCCTGAATATACAAAAGAGGTGATGGAATTTTATATAAGAAAGAACTGGAAATTGATCGAAAAAGATTATAAGGGAGGTCCGCTTTTCAAAAAAAGACCTGAAGAATTATTAAAAAACATGAAAGAATTAAGAAAACCAAAAATGATTATTAAAAACTTTATAACATTGGCAACAAGCATTTAA
- the pepT gene encoding peptidase T — protein MLLKEKLVERFLKYVKIDTQSKEGVEDKFPSTDKQKNLALLLVDELNSLGLYEVEIDQYGYVYATLPSNLAEDEDKVPPIGFLAHLDTSPEVSGENVKPIIHENYSGGDIVLPGDPSQVIKFEENPSLKQHIGDDIITSDGTTLLGADDKAGIAEIITAIEYLINNPDIKHGKIKLAFTPDEEVGNGTKHFDVNKFGVKYAYTVDGESLGEIENETFNASTAIFNIHGINVHPGYAKNKLVNAIKIASFIVSELEKKPSPETTEKREGYLHPYVIEGGVEKCTLKVLIRDFELSAMKEKEIDLNKIKDLANKKYPKSKIELEIKESYRNMKIKLEEDPKVVEYALEAVKRSGLEPKLQIIRGGTDGAKLCFKGILTPNIFTGGHNFHSKQEWISIQAMEKAVQTILNLIKIWPEKSLAK, from the coding sequence ATGCTATTAAAAGAAAAGCTTGTAGAAAGATTTTTAAAATATGTAAAAATTGATACTCAATCTAAAGAAGGAGTTGAAGACAAATTCCCGAGTACAGATAAACAAAAGAATCTCGCTTTGCTTCTCGTAGATGAATTAAACAGCCTTGGACTTTATGAGGTTGAAATAGATCAATATGGTTACGTATACGCAACTCTACCCTCTAATCTCGCTGAAGATGAGGATAAAGTGCCTCCAATAGGTTTTTTAGCACATCTGGACACCTCACCAGAAGTATCTGGTGAAAATGTTAAGCCGATTATACATGAAAATTACTCTGGAGGCGATATAGTCTTGCCTGGTGACCCCTCTCAGGTTATTAAATTTGAAGAAAATCCGTCTCTTAAACAGCACATAGGAGATGATATTATTACATCAGATGGTACAACACTACTCGGTGCTGATGATAAAGCCGGTATAGCAGAAATTATTACTGCAATAGAATATCTAATCAACAACCCCGACATAAAACATGGTAAAATAAAATTGGCATTTACACCTGATGAAGAAGTGGGTAATGGAACAAAACATTTCGATGTAAACAAATTTGGTGTAAAGTATGCATACACCGTTGATGGTGAATCCTTAGGTGAAATTGAGAATGAAACATTCAATGCAAGCACGGCAATATTTAATATTCATGGAATAAATGTACATCCTGGATACGCAAAAAATAAACTTGTCAATGCTATTAAAATTGCTTCATTTATTGTCTCAGAACTCGAAAAAAAACCATCTCCCGAAACCACTGAAAAAAGAGAAGGGTATCTCCACCCATATGTTATCGAGGGAGGAGTCGAAAAATGTACATTAAAGGTTTTAATTCGTGACTTTGAACTTTCCGCCATGAAAGAAAAGGAAATAGATTTAAATAAAATTAAAGACTTAGCTAATAAAAAATATCCAAAATCAAAAATTGAACTTGAAATAAAAGAATCATATAGAAATATGAAAATTAAACTCGAGGAGGATCCTAAGGTTGTTGAATACGCTCTGGAGGCTGTAAAAAGATCCGGACTGGAACCCAAATTACAGATTATACGAGGGGGTACAGATGGAGCAAAATTGTGTTTTAAAGGTATACTGACACCAAATATCTTCACAGGTGGCCATAACTTCCACAGCAAACAGGAATGGATCAGTATTCAAGCAATGGAAAAAGCGGTACAGACTATATTAAATTTAATAAAAATATGGCCCGAAAAATCCTTAGCGAAATAG
- a CDS encoding sodium:glutamate symporter has protein sequence MNFPWQLFLNLGIISTALILATFFRARIILLQKYLVPNSLTAGFILLIFYNYFGPQINLTQESLGHMVYHLLSISFVAMSLRRAPEKRQKSNHGIISTSISIIFQYAVQAMVGLFITYFFMKTFFPNLFPAFGFFLPLGFALGPGQSYAIGKGWESFGFEGAGSIGLTFAALGFIWACFGGMYLINYGLRKNWIEEKKIEVIKKIEVKSGILSPDAKKPYGSHLTTHSEAIDSMTLNASVVFMTYLFSYIFLKFISYILSFAGKLGSDLAINLWGISFVFAALFALLIRKIANLLKIDYVLDNGCLTRISGFSVDIMVAASLGAISLVVVKEYLIPILVLSTIGGIIIIISTPWFCSRIYRDHRFHRTLIVYGACTGTMPTGLALLRVLDPQFETPVASDYMFSSAVTFVLVIPFILAINLPAYSYLYKKQIYFWIAILISFIYFIFTIIMKRILAKRNFFRKPSKIWLRTS, from the coding sequence ATGAATTTCCCTTGGCAGTTATTTTTAAATCTGGGAATAATATCCACAGCTCTTATTTTAGCTACATTCTTTAGAGCAAGAATTATTCTATTACAAAAATATCTGGTGCCAAACTCACTAACAGCTGGATTTATTCTTCTTATTTTTTATAACTACTTTGGGCCGCAAATCAATTTAACACAGGAATCATTAGGACACATGGTTTATCATTTGTTGAGTATTTCATTTGTTGCAATGAGTCTCAGGAGAGCACCAGAAAAAAGGCAAAAAAGTAATCACGGCATCATCTCAACTTCAATATCAATAATTTTCCAATACGCAGTCCAAGCAATGGTAGGGCTATTCATCACCTATTTTTTTATGAAAACCTTTTTCCCAAATTTATTCCCAGCGTTCGGGTTCTTTCTACCTTTGGGTTTTGCCCTCGGTCCCGGACAATCATATGCGATTGGGAAAGGTTGGGAAAGTTTCGGTTTTGAAGGCGCCGGAAGCATCGGATTGACTTTTGCTGCCCTTGGTTTTATATGGGCATGCTTTGGTGGTATGTATCTAATCAACTATGGACTAAGGAAAAACTGGATTGAAGAGAAAAAAATTGAAGTAATAAAAAAGATTGAGGTAAAATCTGGGATACTTTCACCAGATGCAAAAAAGCCCTATGGCTCACATTTAACAACACATTCGGAGGCAATAGATAGTATGACGTTAAACGCTTCTGTAGTTTTCATGACCTATCTTTTTAGCTACATCTTTCTAAAATTTATCTCATATATTTTATCCTTTGCCGGAAAATTAGGTAGCGATTTGGCAATAAACCTGTGGGGTATTAGTTTTGTCTTTGCCGCACTTTTTGCATTGCTTATAAGAAAAATTGCTAATCTGTTAAAAATAGATTATGTCCTTGATAATGGTTGTCTAACAAGGATATCTGGTTTTTCAGTAGATATTATGGTTGCTGCTTCCCTTGGAGCAATATCCCTTGTTGTTGTTAAGGAATATCTTATCCCTATCTTAGTCTTGAGTACTATTGGTGGAATAATTATTATTATATCAACACCTTGGTTCTGCTCAAGAATTTACAGGGATCATAGATTTCACAGGACATTGATTGTATATGGAGCATGTACAGGCACAATGCCCACTGGTCTTGCACTACTGAGAGTATTGGATCCACAATTTGAAACACCTGTAGCAAGTGATTACATGTTTTCAAGTGCAGTTACTTTTGTTTTAGTCATACCTTTCATTTTAGCTATAAATCTACCCGCATATAGCTATTTGTATAAAAAGCAAATTTACTTTTGGATTGCTATTCTCATTTCTTTTATTTATTTTATATTTACAATTATTATGAAGCGAATTCTAGCAAAGAGAAATTTTTTTAGAAAACCATCAAAAATTTGGCTAAGGACAAGTTAA
- a CDS encoding NAD(P)H-dependent oxidoreductase subunit E, whose translation MNNNYTEIIKQISKEKSNLIKALQLIQQNEGYISNDSIKTIAEYFNLAPVEVEGVVSFYTQFKRQKPGKYHILICDGTACHIKGSKLIKEWIDEEINLNNKNEFEGLFSVEIVACLGCCSLAPVISINGKVYGKLDRKSLIKILKRYKRGEIQ comes from the coding sequence ATGAACAACAACTATACCGAAATCATCAAGCAAATCTCTAAGGAAAAAAGCAATTTGATAAAAGCACTGCAGCTCATTCAGCAAAACGAAGGTTATATTTCCAATGATAGTATAAAAACAATAGCGGAGTATTTTAACTTAGCCCCCGTTGAAGTTGAAGGAGTTGTATCTTTTTATACACAATTTAAGAGGCAAAAGCCCGGTAAATATCATATTTTAATTTGTGATGGAACAGCATGCCACATAAAGGGATCGAAACTGATCAAAGAATGGATCGACGAAGAAATCAATCTAAATAATAAAAACGAGTTCGAGGGGCTATTTTCTGTCGAAATAGTTGCATGTCTAGGATGCTGTAGCTTAGCTCCTGTAATATCAATAAATGGAAAAGTGTATGGTAAACTGGATAGAAAATCTCTTATAAAAATATTAAAGAGATACAAGCGAGGTGAAATTCAATGA
- a CDS encoding endonuclease V, producing MDIIISHDWNVSLTTAKGIQKELFKKVEFSKIDVTKVKKVLAVDISYHRKSKLGFAVMGVFNVSYDMDRRIFNINQYSIHKNIANVSFPYIPGFLSFREIPLLIPLLNNFKDKPDLVLVDGAGIAHPRKMGLASHIGVIYDIPTIGCAKSRLIGDYDEPGTRKGSFSYLYYKGEVVGAVLRTRDYTRPLFISPGNKTDIESSVSLVLSFCTNYRIPEPIRIIDSKTKKFRKEYERGKNAEVI from the coding sequence ATGGATATTATAATATCACATGACTGGAATGTATCGCTAACAACAGCTAAGGGGATTCAGAAAGAATTATTTAAAAAAGTTGAGTTTTCAAAAATTGATGTGACAAAAGTAAAAAAAGTATTGGCTGTAGATATTTCCTATCATAGGAAAAGCAAACTTGGATTTGCTGTTATGGGAGTATTTAATGTTAGTTATGATATGGATCGAAGGATATTTAATATTAATCAATATAGTATTCATAAAAATATTGCAAATGTTAGTTTTCCCTATATACCGGGATTTTTAAGCTTCAGAGAAATTCCTTTATTGATTCCGCTTTTAAATAACTTTAAGGATAAGCCTGATTTAGTTCTAGTCGATGGTGCAGGTATTGCACATCCCAGAAAGATGGGATTGGCATCCCACATCGGTGTTATTTATGACATACCAACAATAGGGTGTGCGAAATCACGTTTAATAGGTGATTATGATGAACCTGGTACAAGAAAGGGGAGTTTTTCATATTTGTACTATAAGGGAGAAGTTGTAGGTGCGGTTTTAAGAACAAGGGATTATACACGTCCCCTTTTTATATCACCTGGAAATAAGACTGATATAGAAAGCAGTGTTAGTCTGGTTTTATCCTTCTGTACAAACTATAGAATTCCTGAACCGATTCGAATAATTGATAGTAAAACAAAAAAATTTAGAAAAGAATATGAAAGAGGGAAAAATGCGGAAGTTATTTAG